From the genome of Varibaculum prostatecancerukia, one region includes:
- the hisH gene encoding imidazole glycerol phosphate synthase subunit HisH has product MTKRVAVFDYGSGNVRSAVNALRRLGVDANLTSDFSSCLDAEGLLVPGVGAFAAVMKDLHARRGDTIIDRRLAGGRPVLGICVGMQVMFERGLEHGEDTAGMGEWPGTVEKLRAPILPHMGWSKIQVGQGSQLFSGIEDQRFYFVHSYGVTADPAGHYRQSSRMKPPIFSWGTHGERFIAAVENGPLAATQFHPEKSGDAGMELLRNWTQTF; this is encoded by the coding sequence GTGACTAAGCGGGTAGCGGTGTTTGACTATGGCTCGGGGAACGTGCGTTCGGCGGTTAACGCCCTCCGCCGCCTCGGGGTCGATGCCAACCTGACCAGTGATTTTTCCAGCTGCCTGGACGCTGAAGGGCTGTTAGTGCCAGGGGTGGGGGCTTTTGCCGCGGTGATGAAGGATCTGCATGCTCGCCGTGGTGACACCATTATCGACCGGCGTTTAGCTGGTGGCAGGCCGGTGCTGGGAATCTGTGTCGGGATGCAAGTGATGTTTGAACGCGGCTTGGAACACGGTGAAGACACTGCGGGGATGGGGGAATGGCCGGGAACAGTCGAGAAGTTGCGCGCCCCGATTCTACCCCATATGGGGTGGTCAAAAATCCAGGTAGGTCAGGGTTCTCAGCTATTTTCCGGGATTGAGGATCAGCGTTTTTACTTCGTACATTCCTACGGGGTAACCGCCGATCCTGCCGGGCATTATCGGCAATCTTCTCGCATGAAACCCCCGATTTTTTCTTGGGGAACCCACGGCGAGCGTTTCATTGCCGCGGTAGAGAACGGGCCGCTAGCGGCCACCCAGTTCCATCCTGAAAAGTCAGGTGACGCCGGTATGGAACTCCTTCGTAACTGGACACAAACCTTCTAA
- the priA gene encoding bifunctional 1-(5-phosphoribosyl)-5-((5-phosphoribosylamino)methylideneamino)imidazole-4-carboxamide isomerase/phosphoribosylanthranilate isomerase PriA translates to MLELLPAVDIVAGQAVRLHQGKAGSEKVYGVPLEVARTFEAAGARWLHLVDLDAAFGRGNNTQVVQEIVEQAGLQVEVSGGIRDDESLERVLSAGARRVNLGTAAIEKPEWTCQVIAKYGDQIAVGLDVRGHTLSTHGWTKDAGNLFEMITRLDEAGCVCYVVTDVMRDGTLTGPNTQLLQEVCKATSAKVVASGGVSTLDDLRTLRELTSIGVEGAIVGQALYSGQFTIEQALAVASGRE, encoded by the coding sequence ATGTTAGAACTTTTACCGGCCGTAGATATAGTCGCAGGTCAAGCCGTACGCCTACATCAAGGCAAAGCGGGCAGCGAAAAAGTTTACGGAGTTCCCCTGGAGGTAGCGCGCACTTTTGAGGCAGCAGGGGCCCGCTGGCTACACCTGGTGGATTTGGATGCCGCCTTTGGACGGGGAAACAACACCCAAGTGGTGCAAGAAATCGTTGAGCAGGCAGGTTTGCAGGTAGAAGTGTCGGGGGGAATCCGCGACGATGAATCTTTGGAACGCGTGCTTTCGGCAGGGGCACGCCGAGTAAACCTGGGAACCGCTGCGATTGAAAAACCGGAGTGGACCTGCCAGGTAATTGCCAAATACGGTGATCAGATCGCAGTAGGGCTGGACGTGCGCGGACATACTCTTTCTACCCACGGTTGGACCAAAGATGCGGGAAATCTTTTTGAAATGATTACCCGCCTAGATGAAGCCGGTTGCGTATGCTACGTAGTAACCGATGTGATGCGGGATGGTACTTTGACCGGCCCGAACACCCAGTTGCTCCAAGAAGTATGCAAAGCCACCTCCGCGAAAGTAGTAGCCAGCGGGGGAGTTAGCACCCTGGATGATTTACGCACTTTGCGCGAGCTCACCAGCATCGGGGTGGAGGGCGCGATTGTAGGCCAAGCCCTGTATTCCGGACAGTTCACTATCGAGCAGGCGCTGGCGGTCGCCAGCGGGAGAGAATAA
- a CDS encoding SseB family protein has protein sequence MFVSNPKNSEFSGGQSLSPDRENAILRALRRNVNPADCGDLEPRMAAALNRGDLGERLKAIAEALPEGRVILPVLPHGISSEDACPSGQLPQVSLKGVRPARAVPIFSSLSVFEEAVKAGLAAQIATSGESHQQVRPLPVSGRALALAALDSPGRLLLDGRYLLPRPLLNALACADTWVPSWENQHFLTLLTRLFKENLPTATWKIIPQEAAPDRLIVWVDPATPALAQSLNALQKGINSLDNLEAAADLLEVTPVPAAG, from the coding sequence TTGTTCGTTTCTAACCCTAAAAACTCGGAGTTTTCCGGCGGGCAATCCCTATCCCCTGATCGAGAAAACGCGATTTTACGCGCCCTGAGACGCAACGTTAATCCCGCTGATTGCGGGGATTTAGAACCGAGAATGGCGGCGGCGTTGAACCGCGGTGACCTGGGGGAGCGGCTGAAAGCGATAGCGGAGGCTTTACCGGAAGGGCGGGTCATCTTGCCGGTACTTCCGCACGGAATCTCTAGCGAGGATGCTTGCCCCAGCGGACAACTTCCGCAAGTTAGCCTAAAAGGCGTGAGACCTGCGCGGGCAGTCCCTATTTTTTCTTCGCTGTCAGTATTTGAGGAGGCCGTAAAGGCTGGTTTAGCTGCCCAGATAGCAACGAGCGGCGAAAGTCACCAACAAGTGCGCCCGTTGCCGGTTAGTGGCCGCGCCCTCGCCCTCGCCGCCCTAGATTCGCCCGGCCGCCTGCTCTTGGATGGCCGCTACCTCTTGCCGCGACCGCTGCTTAATGCTTTGGCCTGCGCTGATACTTGGGTGCCTAGCTGGGAAAATCAGCATTTCTTAACTCTACTAACGCGGCTTTTTAAGGAAAATCTGCCTACGGCTACCTGGAAAATCATCCCTCAAGAAGCAGCACCCGACCGGCTAATAGTGTGGGTAGATCCCGCTACGCCTGCTCTTGCTCAGTCCCTAAATGCTTTACAAAAGGGAATAAATTCCCTGGATAACCTGGAGGCTGCTGCCGACTTATTGGAGGTAACTCCGGTGCCTGCGGCAGGATAA
- a CDS encoding acyltransferase family protein, with translation MPKPIGDSSRYNPALDGIRTLAVVGVVLYHMKINFIPGGLLGVGVFFTISGFLITGNLMRSWDRKGTLRLGNFWLRRIRRLMPAVIVTVLAVWMLTAFFKPDDFRLNLFAGLAAIFYVNNWTTILSGNSYFDQFQTSPLEHMWSLSIEEQFYVFWPLILLLLLVLFRKKRFLVTVFTLLLAAASFAWMWYLFTPGADPTRVYEGTDTRAGGLLVGAALAIYYSNRNKTGSPRLWAEIAGLVGTAGIIASFILIPDNSPLLYHGGILALTGFSTLLLMGVSNKKTLVYKVFGLRPFAWIGERSYALYLWHIPLIAFLSRPLHDLPVWAATLIVMAVSIILASLSWSLVEDPIRRKGLFKPTWEYMTNRRRRIPRPLWSLPVALGCAIALLGAPAYAAEDYYQKQDLAQQKLAAQKLKAAKEKAASEQGTSEGEKYTQTRCREVVHIGDSTSLGMFNAGSVNSPEQTGEAAYRAVGAETVINSSLGARATNASLGDNPTGNDSIQRVLNEGVDPQTCWVIALGVNNAANMAAAGRDDAADEINATMAILGSNYPVLWIAPTTSATMAPRWYEVPRMQHWNESLFAAMSTYPNLWVYRWDQEVDQSWFLQGDGVHYNPEGNTQRSLHFSQALVKAFPKTNKPLKTKGDSVLPEKTVPADKRMIYVDR, from the coding sequence GTGCCTAAGCCAATCGGAGACTCATCTCGCTATAACCCCGCATTAGACGGAATTCGTACTCTCGCAGTTGTGGGAGTGGTCTTGTACCACATGAAGATCAACTTCATACCCGGCGGCCTGCTAGGTGTGGGGGTATTCTTCACTATCTCGGGTTTCCTTATTACCGGAAACCTAATGCGCAGCTGGGATCGGAAAGGAACCCTACGCTTGGGGAACTTCTGGCTGCGACGTATCCGCCGCCTAATGCCGGCAGTAATCGTCACGGTATTGGCTGTCTGGATGCTAACCGCGTTTTTCAAACCCGACGACTTTAGACTAAATCTTTTTGCCGGGCTGGCGGCGATTTTCTATGTCAACAACTGGACGACTATCCTCTCGGGGAATTCCTATTTCGACCAGTTCCAAACCAGTCCGCTAGAACATATGTGGTCCTTGTCGATTGAAGAACAGTTCTACGTTTTCTGGCCACTGATCTTACTGCTGTTACTGGTGCTATTCCGCAAGAAACGATTCCTGGTAACTGTCTTCACCCTGCTGTTAGCGGCCGCCTCCTTCGCCTGGATGTGGTACTTATTTACTCCGGGAGCCGACCCCACTCGCGTCTATGAGGGTACCGATACCCGGGCAGGTGGTCTACTGGTCGGGGCGGCGCTGGCCATCTATTACAGCAACCGTAATAAAACCGGTTCTCCCCGCCTATGGGCCGAGATAGCCGGCCTGGTGGGGACAGCTGGGATTATCGCTTCCTTCATATTGATCCCCGACAACTCTCCCCTGCTCTACCACGGAGGAATACTTGCCCTCACGGGATTCTCCACTTTGCTACTCATGGGGGTGAGCAATAAAAAAACTCTGGTTTATAAAGTCTTCGGATTGCGTCCGTTTGCCTGGATCGGGGAACGTTCGTACGCCCTCTACCTGTGGCATATTCCCTTGATTGCGTTCTTATCCCGCCCGCTACATGACCTGCCGGTTTGGGCCGCAACTCTGATAGTGATGGCGGTTTCTATTATTCTGGCTTCTTTGTCCTGGTCTTTAGTGGAGGATCCAATCAGGCGCAAAGGTCTGTTTAAGCCTACCTGGGAGTATATGACCAACCGACGTAGGCGGATCCCGCGTCCTCTCTGGTCGCTTCCGGTGGCCTTAGGCTGTGCGATTGCCCTCTTGGGAGCCCCAGCCTACGCAGCTGAGGACTACTATCAAAAACAAGATTTAGCTCAGCAAAAACTCGCGGCACAAAAACTTAAAGCCGCTAAAGAGAAAGCAGCCTCTGAACAGGGAACTTCTGAGGGAGAGAAGTACACGCAGACACGTTGCCGGGAAGTGGTTCATATTGGTGACTCCACTTCGCTGGGGATGTTTAATGCTGGTTCCGTCAACAGCCCAGAACAAACCGGGGAGGCCGCCTATCGGGCGGTGGGCGCCGAAACTGTGATTAACAGCAGTTTAGGGGCACGAGCCACCAATGCGTCACTCGGTGATAACCCCACCGGCAATGATTCCATTCAGAGAGTTCTTAACGAGGGCGTAGATCCACAAACCTGCTGGGTGATCGCCCTCGGGGTAAATAATGCCGCCAATATGGCAGCGGCCGGACGAGACGATGCCGCAGATGAAATCAATGCCACCATGGCGATTTTAGGCTCCAACTACCCGGTATTGTGGATTGCCCCCACCACCTCCGCTACTATGGCTCCCCGCTGGTACGAGGTTCCCCGGATGCAGCATTGGAACGAATCCTTGTTCGCCGCGATGTCAACCTATCCCAACCTGTGGGTTTACCGGTGGGATCAGGAAGTTGACCAAAGCTGGTTCCTGCAGGGCGACGGAGTTCACTACAACCCAGAGGGCAACACCCAGCGTTCCCTACATTTCTCTCAGGCGTTAGTCAAAGCCTTCCCCAAAACCAATAAACCTCTGAAGACCAAAGGCGACAGCGTCTTGCCCGAGAAAACTGTGCCTGCCGATAAACGCATGATTTATGTGGACCGCTAG